A region from the Catellatospora sp. TT07R-123 genome encodes:
- a CDS encoding alpha/beta hydrolase-fold protein translates to MDRRRALLLGGAAAGAAVAGLGVWRAFADTPDDDGFELIPAVPLGDERVEQRDSATRGRQVDFYTAVPEGHGDGRGLPVCLVLHGASATAADFPRFGFGRFLTDAVRRGVPPFVLAGATGGRLRWEPSGADDPGRMAAEELPAWCGQRGFDVGRIALWGWSMGGYGVLRLAERFPGAHRAVAAFSPAVARGDAVFAGAAGLAGTPVSLWCGRQDGFYDAVRELEGRIPGAKAAYAEGGHTRRYWNTITPAAFDFLGRTLSPA, encoded by the coding sequence ATGGACCGCCGCCGGGCCCTGCTGCTGGGCGGCGCCGCCGCCGGTGCGGCCGTGGCCGGGCTGGGGGTGTGGCGCGCCTTCGCCGACACCCCCGACGACGACGGCTTCGAGCTCATCCCGGCCGTGCCGCTGGGTGACGAGCGGGTGGAGCAGCGCGACTCGGCGACCCGGGGCCGGCAGGTCGACTTCTACACCGCCGTGCCCGAGGGCCACGGCGACGGCCGGGGCCTGCCGGTCTGCCTGGTGCTGCACGGGGCGTCGGCCACCGCCGCCGACTTCCCGCGCTTCGGCTTCGGCCGGTTCCTCACCGACGCGGTGCGCCGGGGCGTCCCGCCGTTCGTGCTGGCCGGGGCGACCGGCGGGCGGCTGCGCTGGGAGCCCTCAGGCGCCGACGACCCGGGCCGGATGGCCGCCGAGGAACTGCCGGCCTGGTGCGGGCAGCGCGGCTTCGACGTCGGCCGGATCGCACTGTGGGGCTGGTCCATGGGCGGGTACGGCGTGCTGCGGCTGGCCGAGCGGTTCCCGGGGGCGCACCGGGCGGTGGCGGCGTTCTCGCCCGCCGTGGCCCGCGGGGACGCCGTGTTCGCCGGTGCGGCGGGGCTGGCGGGGACGCCGGTGTCGCTGTGGTGCGGGCGGCAGGACGGGTTCTACGACGCGGTACGCGAGCTGGAGGGGCGGATTCCGGGCGCGAAGGCGGCGTATGCCGAGGGCGGGCACACCCGCCGGTACTGGAACACCATCACCCCGGCGGCTTTCGACTTCCTCGGCCGCACCCTCTCCCCCGCCTGA
- a CDS encoding IS30 family transposase: MPGKRLTAEQRATIQRCWAAGFTQVQIAIAVGVHASTVCREVARNGDDRYGPPHLRRRGPGGRLVRAYRLRYDAVLAQLRAGRRARRPKPAKLAVPGPLRDTVVAGLAKRWSPEQIAGRLRFAHPDAPEWHVSAETIYLAIYVQARGGLKDLFERPVLRTGRAHRRPAQPDGRRARFADLPHISTRPADAADRKTAGHHEGDLIIGAHGRSGIATVVERTTRYLTLTALPDHHDPAAVAEAVADRLTHLPRQLLRSLTWDRGFEMAHSHKLFTARTDCQVYFANPHSPWERGTNENTNGLLREYLPKGTDLSVHTQEHLDGVAAEINGRPRKILGFRTPAEVLQEQLIATTG; this comes from the coding sequence GTGCCGGGTAAGCGGCTGACGGCAGAGCAGCGGGCGACGATCCAGCGGTGTTGGGCGGCGGGGTTCACCCAGGTCCAGATAGCGATCGCGGTCGGGGTGCACGCCTCGACGGTGTGCCGGGAGGTGGCCCGTAACGGCGATGACCGTTACGGGCCGCCTCACCTGCGGCGCAGGGGTCCGGGCGGGCGGCTGGTGCGGGCGTACCGGCTCCGCTATGACGCGGTGCTGGCGCAGTTGCGGGCCGGGCGGCGGGCGCGGCGGCCCAAGCCGGCGAAGCTGGCCGTCCCGGGGCCGTTGCGCGACACGGTCGTGGCGGGGCTGGCCAAGCGGTGGTCACCGGAGCAGATCGCGGGACGATTGCGTTTCGCCCATCCCGACGCCCCGGAGTGGCACGTGTCCGCAGAGACGATCTACCTGGCGATCTATGTGCAGGCCCGCGGCGGCCTGAAGGACCTGTTCGAACGGCCGGTCCTGCGCACCGGCCGCGCCCACCGCCGCCCGGCGCAGCCCGACGGCCGCCGCGCCCGGTTCGCCGACCTGCCGCACATCAGCACCCGCCCGGCCGACGCCGCCGACCGCAAGACCGCCGGCCACCACGAAGGCGACCTCATCATCGGCGCCCACGGCAGGTCCGGCATCGCCACCGTCGTGGAACGGACCACCCGCTACCTCACCCTGACCGCCCTGCCCGACCACCACGACCCCGCCGCCGTCGCCGAAGCCGTCGCCGACCGACTGACCCACCTGCCCCGCCAACTACTACGCAGCCTCACCTGGGACCGCGGCTTCGAGATGGCCCACTCCCACAAGCTGTTCACCGCCCGCACCGACTGCCAGGTCTACTTCGCCAACCCCCACAGCCCCTGGGAACGCGGCACCAACGAGAACACCAACGGCCTACTACGCGAATACCTGCCCAAAGGCACCGACCTCAGCGTCCACACCCAGGAACACCTCGACGGGGTCGCCGCTGAGATCAACGGACGACCCCGCAAGATCCTCGGCTTCAGAACACCAGCCGAAGTACTCCAGGAACAGCTAATTGCAACTACCGGGTGA
- a CDS encoding ABC transporter permease codes for MSENGLSLALAQGGIEFKQFVRTRESLVFTLLFPVMLMLIFGSIFKNTVITPEGVSPAVTLSQYFVTGMIASGIMATGFQNLAITIPIERDRGVLKRYRSTPMPKWVYFGGKILCVAALALLSIVLLLTVAVAFYDISLPATGQQWFTFAWVSVLGLTACTLCGIAFSGVAKSGRSGPAVVTPIALILQFTSGVFIQYSSLPHWMQQFAALFPLKWMCQGLRSVFLPADFAAQEVAGSYELGKVALVLGAWCVGGLVLCLFGFRWTTSRDG; via the coding sequence ATGAGCGAGAACGGACTGAGCCTGGCCCTGGCACAGGGCGGCATCGAGTTCAAGCAGTTCGTCCGGACCCGCGAGTCGCTGGTCTTCACGCTGCTGTTCCCGGTCATGCTGATGCTGATCTTCGGATCGATCTTCAAGAACACCGTGATCACCCCGGAGGGGGTGAGCCCGGCGGTGACGCTGTCGCAGTACTTCGTCACCGGCATGATCGCCTCCGGCATCATGGCCACCGGCTTCCAGAACCTGGCCATCACCATCCCGATCGAGCGCGACCGCGGCGTGCTCAAGCGCTACCGGTCCACGCCGATGCCGAAGTGGGTCTACTTCGGCGGCAAGATCCTGTGCGTCGCCGCGCTGGCGCTGCTGTCGATCGTGCTGCTGCTGACCGTCGCGGTCGCCTTCTACGACATCTCGCTGCCCGCGACCGGGCAGCAATGGTTCACCTTCGCCTGGGTCAGCGTGCTCGGCCTGACCGCGTGCACCCTGTGTGGCATCGCCTTCTCCGGCGTGGCCAAGTCCGGCCGCTCCGGCCCGGCCGTGGTCACCCCGATCGCGCTGATCCTCCAGTTCACCTCGGGCGTGTTCATCCAGTACTCGTCGCTGCCGCACTGGATGCAGCAGTTCGCGGCGCTGTTCCCGCTCAAGTGGATGTGCCAGGGCCTGCGCTCGGTGTTCCTGCCCGCCGACTTCGCCGCCCAGGAGGTCGCCGGCTCGTACGAGCTGGGCAAGGTCGCCCTGGTCCTCGGCGCCTGGTGCGTCGGCGGCCTGGTGCTGTGCCTGTTCGGGTTCCGCTGGACCACCAGCCGGGACGGCTGA
- a CDS encoding protein meaA, whose translation MEPRLADRDRPWVMRTYAGHSSAAATNALFRRNLAKGQTGLSVAFDLPTQTGYDADHELAAGEVGRVGVPVAHLGDARALFDGIDLAAANTSMTINATAMWLLALYVTVAREQGADPQGLAGTTQNDIIKEYLSRGTYIFPPGPSLRLTTDVVAWTVANAPAWNPVNICSYHLQEAGATPVQEVGFALATAVGLLDRVREGGQVAPERLGDVVQRISFFVNSGVRFVEEMAKMRAFTRLWDEITRDRYGVTDPKQRRLRYGVQVNSLGLTESQPENNVARIVLEMLGVTLSRDARARAVQLPAWNEALGLPRPWDQQWSLRLQQILAYESDLLEYPDLFAGSHVVEALVDEIVTGARRELEQILDLGGPVAAVESGYLKSALVSSLVRRRQRVESGQDVVVGVNRYTETEPSPLTAAGAEAIEQVDPAVEQAVIASVRQWREQRDGRAAAAALDRLRADAAGRANLMTATLACVQAGVTTGEWAGVLREVFGEYRAPTGLAGVTGGADEGLARVRERVRATARELGRERLRLLVGKPGLDGHSNGAEQIAVRARDAGFEVIYQGIRLTPAQIVAAAVQEDVDLVGLSVLSGSHLNAVPAVLRGLREAGLPDLPVVVGGIIPDTDAATLLEAGVARVFTSKDFALTDIMDELVTVVRATRVVS comes from the coding sequence ATGGAACCTCGCCTCGCCGACCGGGACCGTCCCTGGGTCATGCGGACCTATGCCGGGCACTCCAGCGCCGCGGCGACAAACGCGCTGTTCCGGCGCAACCTGGCCAAGGGCCAGACCGGGCTGTCGGTCGCCTTCGACCTGCCCACCCAGACCGGGTACGACGCCGACCACGAGCTCGCCGCGGGCGAGGTCGGCCGGGTCGGCGTGCCGGTGGCGCACCTCGGCGACGCCCGCGCCCTGTTCGACGGCATCGACCTCGCCGCCGCGAACACCAGCATGACCATCAACGCCACCGCGATGTGGCTGCTCGCGCTGTACGTCACCGTCGCGCGGGAGCAGGGCGCCGACCCGCAGGGCCTGGCGGGCACCACCCAGAACGACATCATCAAGGAGTACCTGTCGCGCGGGACGTACATCTTCCCGCCCGGCCCGTCGCTGCGGCTGACCACCGACGTCGTCGCGTGGACGGTGGCCAACGCGCCCGCCTGGAACCCGGTCAACATCTGCTCGTACCACCTCCAGGAGGCTGGGGCCACGCCCGTGCAGGAGGTCGGCTTCGCGCTGGCCACCGCCGTCGGGCTGCTGGACCGGGTGCGCGAGGGCGGCCAGGTCGCGCCGGAGCGGCTCGGCGACGTGGTGCAGCGGATCTCGTTCTTCGTCAACTCCGGCGTGCGCTTCGTCGAGGAGATGGCGAAGATGCGCGCGTTCACCCGGCTCTGGGACGAGATCACCCGCGACCGGTACGGCGTCACCGACCCGAAGCAGCGGCGGCTGCGGTACGGCGTACAGGTCAACTCGCTCGGGCTGACCGAGTCGCAGCCGGAGAACAACGTCGCCCGCATCGTGCTGGAGATGCTCGGGGTCACCCTGTCGCGCGACGCGCGCGCCCGCGCGGTGCAGCTGCCCGCCTGGAACGAGGCGCTGGGCCTGCCCCGCCCCTGGGACCAGCAGTGGTCCCTGCGCCTCCAGCAGATCCTGGCGTACGAGTCGGACCTGCTGGAATACCCCGACCTGTTCGCCGGGTCGCATGTCGTCGAGGCGCTGGTCGACGAGATCGTCACCGGAGCGCGCCGCGAGCTGGAGCAGATCCTCGACCTCGGCGGCCCGGTGGCGGCGGTGGAGTCCGGCTACCTCAAGAGCGCCCTGGTCTCCTCGCTGGTCCGGCGGCGGCAGCGGGTCGAGTCCGGGCAGGACGTCGTCGTGGGCGTCAACCGGTACACCGAGACCGAGCCGTCCCCGCTGACCGCCGCCGGCGCCGAGGCCATCGAGCAGGTGGATCCGGCCGTGGAGCAGGCCGTGATCGCGTCGGTGCGGCAGTGGCGCGAGCAGCGCGACGGCCGGGCCGCCGCCGCGGCGCTGGACCGGCTGCGCGCCGACGCCGCCGGGCGGGCCAACCTGATGACCGCCACGCTGGCCTGCGTGCAGGCCGGGGTCACCACCGGCGAGTGGGCGGGCGTGCTGCGCGAGGTGTTCGGCGAGTACCGGGCGCCCACCGGCCTGGCCGGGGTCACCGGCGGGGCTGACGAGGGGCTGGCCCGGGTTCGCGAGCGGGTCCGGGCCACGGCCCGGGAGCTGGGGCGCGAGCGGCTGCGGCTGCTCGTCGGCAAGCCCGGCCTGGACGGGCACTCCAACGGCGCGGAGCAGATCGCCGTACGCGCCCGCGACGCCGGGTTCGAGGTGATCTACCAGGGCATCCGGCTGACCCCGGCGCAGATCGTCGCCGCCGCCGTCCAGGAGGACGTCGACCTGGTGGGCCTGTCGGTCCTGTCCGGCTCCCACCTCAACGCCGTCCCGGCGGTCCTGCGCGGCCTGCGCGAAGCGGGCCTGCCCGACCTCCCGGTCGTCGTCGGCGGGATCATCCCGGACACCGACGCCGCCACCCTCCTGGAGGCAGGCGTGGCCCGCGTCTTCACCTCCAAGGACTTCGCCCTCACCGACATCATGGACGAGCTGGTCACCGTCGTCCGCGCCACCCGGGTGGTCAGCTGA
- a CDS encoding ABC transporter ATP-binding protein, with translation MTDEELAISVSGLRKSYRDNQAVAGVDLAVRRGEVFALLGPNGAGKTTTVEILEGFRQRDGGDVTVLGVDPARAGTDWRRRVGMVLQGTGEFDELKVGEVVRHFARFYPNAADPAEVIERVGLSDKADSRTHTLSGGQKRRLDVALGIVNQPELLFLDEPTTGFDPAARREFWDLIRQLSHHGTTILLTTHYLDEAEALADRVGVINRGVMLAVSTPAELGGRHQATARVAWREDGQARSEQTDQPTEAVRRLSERFGGEVPELTVTRPTLEDIYLEMLGEKEQAA, from the coding sequence GTGACTGACGAAGAGCTGGCGATCAGCGTTTCCGGTCTGCGCAAGTCCTATCGGGACAACCAGGCCGTCGCGGGCGTGGATCTCGCGGTACGGCGCGGCGAGGTGTTCGCGCTGCTGGGGCCGAACGGCGCGGGCAAGACCACCACTGTGGAGATCCTGGAGGGCTTCCGCCAGCGCGACGGCGGCGACGTCACCGTGCTCGGCGTCGACCCGGCCAGGGCGGGCACCGACTGGCGCAGGCGTGTCGGCATGGTGCTGCAGGGCACCGGCGAGTTCGACGAGCTGAAGGTCGGCGAGGTCGTGCGCCACTTCGCCCGCTTCTACCCGAACGCCGCCGACCCGGCCGAGGTGATCGAGCGGGTCGGGCTGAGCGACAAGGCCGACTCCCGCACCCACACGCTGTCCGGCGGCCAGAAGCGCCGCCTGGACGTGGCCCTGGGCATCGTGAACCAGCCGGAGCTGCTGTTCCTCGACGAGCCGACCACCGGCTTCGACCCGGCGGCCCGCCGCGAGTTCTGGGACCTGATCCGCCAGCTGTCCCACCACGGCACCACGATCCTGCTCACCACGCACTACCTGGACGAGGCCGAGGCGCTGGCCGACCGGGTCGGCGTGATCAACCGGGGCGTGATGCTGGCCGTCTCCACCCCGGCCGAGCTCGGTGGGCGGCACCAGGCCACGGCCCGCGTCGCCTGGCGCGAGGACGGCCAGGCGCGCTCCGAGCAGACCGACCAGCCCACCGAGGCGGTACGGCGGCTGTCGGAGCGCTTCGGCGGCGAGGTGCCGGAACTGACCGTCACCCGGCCGACGCTGGAGGACATCTACCTGGAGATGCTGGGCGAGAAGGAGCAGGCGGCATGA
- the murA gene encoding UDP-N-acetylglucosamine 1-carboxyvinyltransferase gives MTASLMVVGGGESRGALLGSARIGDQASTMADVDVIRVRGGVRLSGEVGVVGAKNSALKLMAAALLAEGESVISNVPRITDIALMGEVLRRLGAEVAFEDDRVRINVPARLHPEADYELVRRLRASICVLGPLLARCGRVRVAHPGGDAIGSRGLDMHVSGLAKMGADISGEHGFVVAEAPSGLHGGRISLDFPSVGATENLLMAAVLARGTTVIDNVAREPEIVDICQMLIAMGARIQGAGTSELVVHGVDQLQPVEHATIGDRIVAGTWAFGSAMTRGDVTVRGVDPRWLEIALDKIQQAGGAVDYGPDWFRVRMTDRPAAVDVRTLPFPGFATDLLPMAIGMAAVADGVSLITENIFDGRFMFAEELKRLGADIRIEGHHAMVRGRETLSCAEVSASDIRAGAGLVIAGLCGDGVTTIRAVHHIDRGYPNFAADLRSLGVEVERAEAPADPEYGF, from the coding sequence ATGACAGCGAGCCTAATGGTGGTGGGTGGCGGTGAGTCCCGGGGAGCGTTGCTGGGAAGCGCGCGGATCGGTGATCAGGCTTCTACGATGGCCGACGTGGACGTGATCCGGGTAAGGGGCGGCGTGCGGCTGTCCGGCGAGGTCGGCGTGGTCGGGGCCAAGAACTCCGCGCTCAAACTGATGGCCGCGGCGCTGCTGGCCGAGGGCGAGAGCGTGATCAGCAACGTGCCGCGCATCACCGACATCGCCCTGATGGGCGAGGTGCTGCGGCGGCTCGGCGCCGAGGTCGCGTTCGAGGACGACCGGGTACGGATCAACGTGCCCGCCCGGTTGCACCCCGAGGCCGACTACGAGCTGGTGCGGCGCCTGCGCGCCTCGATCTGCGTGCTGGGGCCGCTGCTGGCCCGGTGCGGCCGGGTGCGGGTGGCCCACCCGGGCGGCGACGCGATCGGCTCGCGCGGCCTGGACATGCACGTCTCCGGCCTGGCCAAGATGGGCGCCGACATCAGCGGCGAGCACGGCTTCGTGGTCGCCGAGGCGCCCTCGGGCCTGCACGGCGGCCGGATCAGCCTCGACTTCCCGAGCGTCGGCGCGACCGAGAACCTGCTGATGGCGGCGGTCCTGGCCCGCGGCACCACGGTGATCGACAACGTGGCCCGGGAGCCGGAGATCGTCGACATCTGCCAGATGCTGATCGCCATGGGCGCCCGCATCCAGGGTGCGGGCACCTCGGAGCTGGTCGTGCACGGCGTGGACCAGCTCCAGCCGGTCGAGCACGCCACGATCGGCGACCGGATCGTGGCCGGGACCTGGGCCTTCGGCTCGGCGATGACGCGCGGCGACGTGACCGTGCGCGGGGTCGACCCGCGCTGGCTGGAGATCGCGCTCGACAAGATCCAGCAGGCGGGCGGGGCCGTCGACTACGGGCCGGACTGGTTCCGGGTCCGCATGACCGACCGGCCCGCCGCCGTCGACGTCCGTACGCTGCCGTTCCCCGGTTTCGCGACCGACCTGCTGCCGATGGCGATCGGCATGGCCGCCGTCGCCGACGGCGTCTCGCTGATCACCGAGAACATCTTCGACGGCCGGTTCATGTTCGCCGAGGAGCTCAAGCGGCTGGGCGCCGACATCCGGATCGAGGGCCACCACGCGATGGTGCGCGGCCGCGAGACGCTGTCGTGCGCCGAGGTCAGCGCCAGCGACATCCGGGCCGGGGCGGGCCTGGTCATCGCCGGGCTGTGCGGCGACGGGGTCACCACCATCCGGGCGGTGCACCACATCGACCGCGGCTACCCGAACTTCGCCGCGGACCTGCGCTCACTCGGTGTCGAGGTCGAACGGGCCGAGGCCCCGGCCGACCCGGAGTACGGCTTCTGA
- a CDS encoding FtsK/SpoIIIE domain-containing protein, with the protein MVAAVRRELSAARHAARAAQAATVTARQAAAEQLEAVRRSAPRRRQELQDARDAARAEAQTRWQRETGKLTGTLRELAEAAAPGAAGTVWSAWRPGAKPDQQNGFAPGLLRIGVLGHEPGADAPPALVPLLDAAHLSLSGDAVATVDGLIGALLLRALASVPAGSLRLTVYDPGQLGGALAGLAPLAPGGMITYLGPGGLGPLLDDLAEQIRRINENVLGGVYLSVAELAAETGRRPEPWRVAVLLADPNGAELSRAERAQLDRVARTGVAAGVHLICRGFELGADTGVESIVIGAGTARTSLTGEIPVQLDPAPSAALLTGVCRALAEQATAGPPPVPFAALLPDQMWQQSSAEALRAPIGEGTDGRLIELVLGDDPPHALIGGPSGSGKTNLLYCWLAALTARHSPDELALYLLDFKEGVSFARFAPGTRDPSWLPHVRLVGVNVNADREFGLALLRHLADELKRRAAAAKAHEATKLAELRAEDPTGSWPRIVAVIDEFQVLLGARDAVTTEAVNLLEDLARRGRSQGIHLVLASQDVSGIEALWGRSGLVSQFTLRIALPKARRILSDVNLAAELIPRCHAVVNADSGVPSANTVVRLPDAGDRGTWLSLQEQLWLARPEGAEPPRLFDGDARPLFPLLPPTPDPELLSRLGAVALLGETIDVTGRPATLRLNRAPGRNLAVLGTRVEEACAVLLSAGHALAGQHAPGTARFSLLCLDDDATTAAKSLHAVVAARHRCDWYTADAVVELLRTAAADTDETPHYVFGFALDAVHDRLAAKPGPGLPTGHELLRTVLARGPERRTHLLGWWRTVARLRDDLGGVGARFDAIGAWVALDVHGPELSPLYPQAGGPVWAPRPGRALHFDRAVHQRPQLVIPYEVAP; encoded by the coding sequence ATCGTCGCGGCCGTGCGCCGGGAGCTGTCCGCCGCCCGGCACGCCGCCCGCGCCGCGCAGGCCGCCACGGTCACCGCCCGCCAGGCCGCAGCCGAGCAGCTGGAGGCGGTGCGCCGCTCCGCACCCCGGCGCCGCCAGGAACTCCAGGACGCCCGCGACGCCGCCCGCGCCGAGGCGCAGACCCGCTGGCAGCGCGAGACCGGCAAGCTCACCGGCACCCTGCGCGAGCTGGCCGAGGCCGCCGCCCCGGGCGCGGCGGGCACGGTCTGGTCGGCGTGGCGCCCCGGCGCCAAGCCGGACCAGCAGAACGGCTTCGCGCCGGGGCTGCTGCGCATCGGCGTGCTCGGCCACGAACCGGGCGCCGACGCGCCGCCCGCGCTGGTGCCGCTGCTGGACGCGGCGCACCTGAGCCTGTCCGGCGACGCCGTCGCCACCGTCGACGGGCTCATCGGCGCGCTGCTGCTGCGCGCGCTGGCCAGCGTCCCGGCCGGGTCGCTGCGGCTCACCGTGTACGACCCCGGCCAGCTCGGCGGCGCCCTGGCCGGACTGGCCCCGCTCGCCCCCGGCGGCATGATCACGTACCTGGGGCCGGGCGGCCTCGGGCCGCTGCTGGACGACCTCGCCGAGCAGATCCGCCGCATCAACGAGAACGTGCTCGGCGGGGTGTACCTGAGCGTCGCCGAGCTGGCCGCCGAGACCGGCCGCCGCCCGGAGCCGTGGCGGGTGGCGGTGTTGCTGGCCGACCCGAACGGCGCCGAGCTGTCCCGGGCCGAGCGGGCGCAGCTGGACCGGGTGGCCCGGACGGGGGTGGCGGCGGGTGTGCATCTGATCTGCCGGGGCTTCGAGCTGGGCGCCGATACCGGCGTCGAGTCGATCGTGATCGGCGCGGGCACCGCCCGGACCAGCCTGACCGGCGAGATCCCGGTGCAGCTCGACCCGGCGCCCAGCGCCGCGCTGCTCACCGGCGTCTGCCGGGCCCTGGCCGAGCAGGCCACCGCCGGACCGCCGCCGGTGCCGTTCGCGGCGCTGCTGCCCGACCAGATGTGGCAGCAGTCCTCGGCCGAGGCGCTGCGCGCCCCGATCGGCGAGGGCACCGACGGGCGCCTGATCGAACTGGTGCTCGGCGACGACCCGCCGCACGCGCTGATCGGCGGACCGTCCGGTTCGGGCAAGACCAATCTGCTGTACTGCTGGCTGGCCGCCCTCACCGCCCGCCACTCCCCCGACGAGCTGGCGCTGTACCTGCTCGACTTCAAGGAGGGCGTGTCGTTCGCCCGGTTCGCGCCGGGCACCCGCGACCCGAGCTGGCTGCCGCACGTGCGCCTGGTCGGCGTCAACGTGAACGCCGACCGGGAGTTCGGCCTGGCCCTGCTGCGCCACCTCGCCGACGAGCTGAAGCGCCGCGCGGCCGCCGCCAAGGCGCACGAGGCGACCAAGCTGGCCGAGCTGCGCGCCGAGGACCCGACCGGCAGCTGGCCGCGCATCGTCGCGGTCATCGACGAGTTCCAGGTGCTGCTGGGCGCCCGCGACGCGGTCACCACCGAGGCGGTCAACCTGCTGGAGGACCTGGCCCGGCGCGGCCGGTCGCAGGGCATCCACCTGGTGCTGGCCAGCCAGGACGTCTCCGGCATCGAGGCGCTGTGGGGCCGGTCCGGCCTGGTCTCGCAGTTCACGCTGCGCATCGCGCTGCCCAAGGCGCGCCGGATCCTGTCCGACGTGAACCTGGCCGCCGAGCTGATCCCCCGCTGCCACGCCGTGGTCAACGCCGACTCGGGCGTGCCGTCGGCCAACACCGTCGTACGGCTGCCCGACGCGGGCGACCGCGGCACCTGGCTCAGCCTCCAGGAGCAGCTGTGGCTGGCCCGGCCGGAGGGCGCCGAGCCGCCCCGGCTGTTCGACGGCGACGCCCGGCCGCTGTTCCCGCTGCTGCCGCCCACCCCGGACCCGGAGCTGCTGTCGCGGCTGGGTGCGGTCGCGCTGCTCGGCGAGACCATCGACGTCACCGGCCGGCCCGCGACGCTGCGGCTCAACCGCGCGCCCGGCCGCAACCTGGCGGTGCTGGGCACCCGGGTCGAGGAGGCGTGCGCGGTGCTGCTGTCGGCCGGGCACGCCCTGGCGGGCCAGCACGCCCCGGGCACGGCCCGGTTCAGCCTGCTGTGCCTGGACGACGACGCCACCACCGCCGCGAAGTCGCTGCACGCCGTGGTCGCCGCCCGGCACCGCTGCGACTGGTACACCGCCGACGCCGTGGTCGAACTGCTGCGCACGGCCGCCGCCGACACCGACGAGACCCCGCACTACGTGTTCGGCTTCGCGCTGGACGCGGTGCACGACCGGCTGGCCGCCAAGCCGGGGCCGGGGCTGCCCACCGGCCACGAGCTGCTGCGCACGGTGCTGGCGCGGGGGCCGGAGCGGCGTACCCACCTGCTGGGCTGGTGGCGCACGGTGGCCCGGCTGCGCGACGACCTGGGCGGGGTCGGCGCCCGGTTCGACGCCATCGGCGCCTGGGTGGCCCTGGACGTCCACGGCCCCGAACTGTCCCCGCTGTACCCGCAGGCGGGCGGACCCGTCTGGGCGCCGCGCCCCGGGCGGGCGCTGCACTTCGACCGGGCCGTGCACCAGCGGCCGCAACTCGTCATCCCGTACGAGGTGGCCCCGTGA
- a CDS encoding 3-hydroxyacyl-CoA dehydrogenase family protein, with the protein MAGKLAVIGAGLMGSGIAQVAAQAGWQVTLRDLDEAATARGLGGISKSLARFAAKGTITEQDAQDALGRITTTTDLEAAAEADIVIEAVFEKLEIKQEVFRALDRICKPDAVLGTNTSAIPITQIAAVTQRPEQVVGTHFFSPVPMMRLCELVRGLRTSDEALAAARAFAEGIGKTCIVVNRDVAGFVTTRLITALVVEAVKLVESGVVTPEDLDVACKLGFGHAMGPLATADLTGIDILAHAASNIYRDTADPKFFPPELMQRMVTAGELGRKSGRGFYQY; encoded by the coding sequence ATGGCAGGGAAGCTCGCGGTGATCGGTGCCGGGCTCATGGGCTCCGGTATCGCCCAGGTGGCGGCGCAGGCGGGATGGCAGGTCACCCTGCGCGACCTCGACGAGGCGGCCACCGCGCGGGGCCTGGGCGGCATCAGCAAGTCGCTGGCCCGGTTCGCGGCCAAGGGCACCATCACCGAGCAGGACGCGCAGGACGCCCTCGGCCGGATCACCACCACCACCGACCTGGAGGCGGCCGCCGAGGCGGACATCGTGATCGAGGCGGTCTTCGAGAAGCTGGAGATCAAGCAGGAGGTGTTCCGGGCCCTGGACCGCATCTGCAAGCCGGACGCGGTGCTCGGCACCAACACCTCGGCCATCCCGATCACCCAGATCGCGGCCGTGACCCAGCGGCCCGAGCAGGTCGTGGGCACCCACTTCTTCAGCCCGGTGCCGATGATGCGGCTGTGCGAGCTGGTGCGCGGGCTGCGTACCAGCGACGAGGCGCTGGCGGCGGCGCGGGCCTTCGCCGAGGGGATCGGCAAGACCTGCATCGTGGTGAACCGGGACGTGGCCGGGTTCGTGACCACCCGCCTGATCACCGCGCTGGTGGTGGAGGCGGTCAAGCTGGTCGAGTCCGGCGTGGTGACGCCGGAGGACCTGGACGTCGCCTGCAAGCTGGGCTTCGGCCACGCGATGGGGCCGCTGGCGACGGCGGACCTGACCGGGATCGACATCCTGGCGCACGCGGCCAGCAACATCTACAGGGACACGGCGGACCCGAAGTTCTTCCCGCCGGAGCTCATGCAGCGCATGGTCACGGCCGGTGAGCTGGGCCGCAAGTCGGGTCGGGGCTTCTACCAGTACTGA